The Streptomyces sp. NBC_01197 genome window below encodes:
- a CDS encoding iron-containing redox enzyme family protein → MSRIYHLITRIPDAETAEGSLAVHEVTRLLEQATLLGEDRQLDAALLEGLPSDPGEFLSWLKGQARQHRVFKHPYYTDFIRNHATAADVRTYMIQESVVDGRFDDLLALMQVGTSGAAKMEIASNFWDEMGNGKPEEVHTTLFNQIFDVFEVSETELEETLTATALLSGNLAVLLSRYRHRYPEAVGFLGMTEWLVPDRFVQVVSAWERLGLPDVGIVYHRLHITIDSQHAAGWFHNIVKPAAPSEYMRLGIARGALWRLNSSARYLDERLAEVPGRVAGEKAEDRVAAETTALVTG, encoded by the coding sequence TTGTCCCGTATCTACCACCTGATCACGCGTATCCCGGATGCGGAGACAGCAGAGGGCTCGCTCGCGGTCCATGAGGTGACCCGGCTGCTGGAGCAGGCGACGCTGCTCGGCGAGGACCGGCAGCTGGACGCCGCGCTCCTGGAGGGCCTGCCCTCCGACCCCGGTGAGTTCCTTTCCTGGCTCAAGGGGCAGGCCAGGCAGCACCGCGTTTTCAAGCACCCGTACTACACGGACTTCATCCGCAACCACGCCACCGCGGCGGACGTGCGCACGTACATGATCCAGGAGTCCGTGGTCGACGGTCGGTTCGACGACCTGCTGGCTCTGATGCAGGTGGGCACCAGCGGTGCCGCGAAGATGGAGATCGCGTCCAACTTCTGGGACGAGATGGGGAATGGAAAGCCCGAAGAGGTCCACACCACTCTCTTCAACCAGATATTCGACGTGTTCGAGGTGTCCGAGACGGAGCTGGAGGAGACGCTGACCGCCACCGCACTCCTGAGTGGAAATCTCGCAGTGCTCCTCAGCCGGTACCGGCACCGGTATCCGGAGGCCGTCGGTTTCCTGGGCATGACGGAATGGCTGGTGCCGGACCGCTTCGTGCAGGTGGTGAGCGCGTGGGAACGACTCGGCCTGCCGGACGTGGGAATCGTCTACCACCGTCTGCACATCACCATCGACTCCCAGCACGCCGCGGGCTGGTTCCACAACATCGTGAAACCGGCCGCGCCGTCGGAGTACATGCGACTGGGAATCGCCCGCGGGGCGTTGTGGCGGCTCAACTCCTCGGCGCGCTATCTGGACGAACGGCTGGCCGAGGTGCCCGGACGGGTGGCCGGTGAGAAGGCGGAGGACCGCGTCGCCGCGGAGACCACCGCGCTCGTCACCGGATGA
- a CDS encoding 2OG-Fe dioxygenase family protein, whose translation MPLTDQRFSIIDIPAVQPNVLASYDNCPVDEYMGNGTRYKRFSQYRMSFTESAGWGFELLPHRDYTTFKKFNNVAGGIRRGYLPIEVDFTPLIRAGAEGFPLDTKDEWQINVHQNRTRATGEKPGPLTPEGVHHDGHEFVMIAVLRRNNVGGGLTRLWEPGAEEPFWAGTLDAGQAVLLDDRALAHDVTDVLSADGGPGHRDILIVAFSRWSEKWYGDQHDEAALDDVPEPSGM comes from the coding sequence ATGCCACTGACCGACCAGCGTTTCTCGATCATCGACATCCCGGCGGTCCAGCCGAATGTGCTGGCCAGCTATGACAACTGCCCGGTAGACGAGTACATGGGCAACGGCACCCGGTACAAACGGTTCTCGCAGTACCGCATGAGCTTCACGGAGAGTGCCGGTTGGGGTTTTGAACTCCTGCCGCACCGGGACTACACCACGTTCAAGAAGTTCAATAACGTCGCCGGTGGTATCCGCCGGGGGTATCTGCCGATCGAGGTGGATTTCACGCCTCTCATCCGGGCCGGGGCCGAGGGGTTCCCCCTGGACACCAAGGACGAATGGCAGATCAACGTCCATCAGAACCGCACCCGGGCCACCGGTGAGAAGCCCGGCCCGCTGACGCCGGAGGGCGTGCACCACGACGGGCACGAATTCGTCATGATCGCCGTCCTGCGGCGCAACAACGTCGGGGGCGGTCTGACCCGGCTGTGGGAGCCCGGCGCGGAGGAGCCGTTCTGGGCCGGCACCCTGGATGCCGGTCAGGCTGTGCTGCTCGACGACCGGGCGCTCGCACACGACGTCACGGACGTGCTCTCCGCCGACGGCGGTCCGGGGCACCGCGACATCCTCATCGTCGCCTTCTCCCGCTGGAGCGAGAAGTGG